A genomic window from Methanobrevibacter sp. TLL-48-HuF1 includes:
- a CDS encoding cation:proton antiporter has protein sequence MADVFPLILGIIILLASVISIKTGISVTVVEIAVGVIIGNLGLFHSESWMIYIASFGGILLTFLAGVEIDVDLMKDNFKESFTIGFLSFLIPFVIVFLVTYYIIGWELNPALLTSTALSETSIAVVYSVLTQKGLFKYKIGKLIMVATFITDICTAIALSVLFTKFDIYTLLFYVVSLAVLVMAYYKSDLFFENPLFKNKIGELEIKYVFVLLLGFIFFGSLGGGQAILPAFILGVILSDHFKNTQKGEVKARFKTVAFAIITPIFFIIGGMKVSIPLIYSCFGIFLTLFVLRQLSKYIGVYYPSKIFLKQNYNYVTMMMSTGLTFGLVAAVFGLNNALINQTEYSVITGILVLSAILPTFVAEKYYTPVHSEDLGD, from the coding sequence ATGGCTGATGTATTTCCATTAATTTTAGGGATAATAATACTTCTAGCTAGTGTAATTTCTATTAAAACTGGAATTAGTGTAACAGTAGTTGAAATTGCAGTAGGAGTAATAATAGGAAATCTGGGACTCTTCCACAGCGAATCTTGGATGATTTATATAGCTAGTTTTGGAGGAATATTGCTTACATTTCTAGCTGGAGTCGAAATTGATGTTGACTTAATGAAAGATAATTTTAAAGAAAGTTTTACAATAGGATTTTTATCATTTCTAATTCCTTTTGTAATAGTGTTTTTAGTAACTTATTACATTATAGGATGGGAATTAAATCCTGCGCTATTAACAAGTACCGCATTATCTGAAACAAGTATTGCAGTTGTTTATTCCGTTTTAACTCAAAAAGGACTATTTAAATACAAAATCGGAAAATTAATAATGGTTGCAACATTTATAACAGACATATGTACTGCAATAGCTTTAAGTGTTTTATTTACAAAATTTGACATTTATACATTATTATTTTATGTAGTGTCTTTAGCAGTTCTTGTAATGGCTTATTATAAATCTGATTTATTTTTCGAAAATCCATTATTTAAAAATAAAATAGGAGAACTGGAAATAAAATATGTTTTTGTCTTACTTTTAGGATTTATATTCTTTGGAAGTCTTGGTGGCGGACAAGCCATATTACCTGCATTTATATTGGGAGTAATACTTTCCGATCACTTTAAAAACACACAAAAAGGAGAAGTTAAAGCCAGATTCAAAACCGTTGCATTTGCTATTATAACTCCAATATTTTTCATAATTGGAGGAATGAAAGTTTCAATACCTTTAATATATAGCTGTTTTGGAATCTTTTTAACATTATTTGTATTACGTCAACTAAGCAAATACATTGGAGTTTATTATCCAAGTAAAATCTTTTTAAAACAAAACTATAACTATGTTACAATGATGATGAGTACCGGTTTAACCTTTGGGCTTGTTGCTGCAGTATTCGGACTAAATAATGCATTAATCAATCAGACAGAATATAGTGTAATAACTGGAATACTCGTATTAAGTGCTATTTTACCTACATTTGTAGCTGAAAAATATTATACTCCGGTACATAGTGAAGATTTAGGAGATTGA
- a CDS encoding methylated-DNA--[protein]-cysteine S-methyltransferase, which produces MIYTTCYDSPLGKLTLASKNNKLIGLWIEGQKHFFGNFKDKTGENNDLTIFKKTEKWLDSYFRGGNPSVKNLDLNLQGTEFRLKVWNLLKEIPYGEVVSYGDIAKKISSDMSSQAVGGAVGHNPISIIVPCHRVVGFNGKLTGYAGGLENKIKLLKLEGVKIRDLKVIF; this is translated from the coding sequence ATGATTTATACAACTTGCTATGATTCTCCTTTGGGAAAATTAACATTAGCTAGCAAAAACAATAAACTGATTGGTTTGTGGATTGAAGGTCAGAAACATTTTTTTGGAAATTTTAAAGATAAAACAGGGGAAAATAATGATTTAACTATTTTTAAAAAAACTGAAAAGTGGCTGGATAGCTATTTTAGAGGGGGAAATCCTTCAGTTAAAAATTTGGATTTAAATCTGCAGGGAACTGAGTTCAGATTAAAAGTCTGGAATTTGCTTAAAGAAATTCCTTATGGTGAAGTTGTTAGCTATGGGGATATTGCAAAAAAGATAAGTTCTGATATGTCTTCTCAGGCAGTTGGCGGTGCTGTAGGTCATAATCCTATTTCTATTATTGTTCCATGTCATAGAGTTGTTGGTTTTAACGGCAAATTAACCGGTTATGCTGGCGGTTTGGAAAATAAGATTAAATTATTGAAATTGGAAGGTGTAAAAATAAGGGATTTAAAAGTTATTTTTTAA
- a CDS encoding sugar phosphate isomerase/epimerase has translation MKIGASTLSGFKDDIGTNLEYFEELGLDYAEILHQYPNQDLDTDIFENYSLKYTVHSPIINLNIASLTENIRQASIAEIKKSIDLANEIDAEIVVVHPGSIPFLGRDFEDKIFKLNKQSIEEIGEYGKDLGVNAAIENMPTFEGYIYSNPYELNELVTSLDMSMTLDIGHANHAGYGPEDMYFDSIKHIHAHDNNGDDDSHYALGDGSIDLKSIISTFEDKKYNGTYIIEVNEKDWVKKSYDYLKNNF, from the coding sequence ATGAAAATAGGTGCATCAACATTATCAGGATTTAAAGATGATATAGGAACAAATTTAGAATATTTTGAGGAATTAGGACTGGATTATGCAGAGATATTGCATCAGTATCCAAATCAGGATTTAGATACAGATATCTTTGAGAATTACAGTTTAAAATATACTGTCCATTCTCCTATTATCAATTTGAACATAGCATCATTAACTGAAAACATCAGACAGGCTTCAATAGCTGAAATTAAAAAATCCATTGACCTTGCAAATGAAATTGATGCTGAAATTGTTGTTGTTCATCCAGGATCCATTCCTTTTTTAGGCAGAGACTTTGAAGATAAAATTTTTAAATTGAATAAACAGTCTATTGAAGAAATTGGAGAATATGGAAAAGATTTAGGTGTAAATGCAGCTATTGAAAATATGCCTACCTTTGAAGGATACATATACTCAAATCCCTATGAATTAAATGAACTGGTTACTTCCTTGGACATGTCTATGACCTTAGATATAGGTCATGCAAATCATGCAGGATATGGGCCGGAGGATATGTACTTTGATTCCATTAAACACATACATGCCCATGATAATAATGGTGATGATGACTCACACTATGCATTAGGTGATGGCTCTATTGATTTAAAAAGTATCATCTCTACTTTTGAAGATAAAAAGTATAATGGTACCTACATCATAGAAGTAAATGAGAAGGATTGGGTTAAAAAAAGTTATGATTATTTAAAAAATAACTTTTAA
- a CDS encoding PINc/VapC family ATPase, whose product MKTIIPDTSAVIEGAISKIIAKEDLDYPEIIVPEAVVCELEHQANTNRNEGINGLKELQKLQEAQDNGELAITFKGKRPTNYDIRYAKSGEIDSLIRDLARSEFGTLVTNDKVQAETAKAQGISVYYFKQEYKHAELSIEKLFDDDTMSVHLKENVVPMAKKGNPGHVEFVKIGDKAYTYSDMLDIYNEILEKSRSDPKSYLESDKDGSTVIQSREYRISMAKPPFSEAFEITAVRPVANVSLDEYNISEKLMERISKSAEGILISGSPGAGKSTFVQALAKYYAEDLNKIVKTMESPRDLQLPAEITQYAPLEGSMENTADVLLLVRPDYTIYDELRKNSDFNIFADMRMAGVGMIGVVHATRPIDAIQRISSRVELGIITSVVDTSIYIEDGDIKEVFETKMTVKVPSGMKEADLARPVIEIRDFETGELKNEIYTYGEQTIVMDLDLVNNSSGDSSTSKSAVDRLAEQQILRKIKRLIPKSKVGVEIISPERANIYINEKYIPKIIGKNGKRIAEIEKDIGISLGVEILENTPGHLARGEKFEVDIIHTKKQLILDLGKVNGTQNFDIFVGEEYLLTATTSRKGEIKIKRGIELSDMLLDAIEMGLEITAVKK is encoded by the coding sequence ATGAAAACAATAATACCAGATACAAGTGCTGTAATAGAAGGAGCTATAAGTAAAATAATAGCTAAAGAGGATTTGGATTATCCTGAAATTATTGTTCCTGAAGCTGTTGTTTGTGAACTTGAACATCAGGCAAATACAAATAGAAATGAAGGAATAAATGGTTTAAAAGAACTTCAGAAATTACAGGAAGCTCAAGACAATGGCGAGTTAGCTATTACCTTTAAAGGAAAACGTCCGACTAATTATGACATCAGATATGCCAAAAGCGGAGAAATTGACAGCTTAATCAGAGATTTAGCCAGAAGTGAATTTGGAACATTAGTTACAAACGATAAAGTTCAGGCTGAAACTGCAAAAGCTCAGGGAATTTCTGTTTACTACTTCAAACAGGAATATAAACATGCAGAACTGTCTATTGAAAAATTATTTGACGACGACACAATGTCTGTTCATTTAAAAGAAAATGTTGTTCCAATGGCTAAAAAAGGAAACCCTGGACATGTGGAATTTGTAAAAATTGGAGACAAAGCTTACACATACTCTGACATGTTAGATATCTATAATGAAATCCTGGAAAAAAGCAGAAGCGATCCTAAAAGTTATCTGGAATCAGACAAAGACGGATCAACAGTTATTCAATCCAGAGAATATAGAATTTCAATGGCCAAACCTCCATTTTCAGAAGCTTTTGAAATAACCGCAGTCAGACCTGTAGCTAATGTTAGTTTGGATGAATACAACATCTCTGAAAAGCTGATGGAAAGGATAAGCAAAAGCGCTGAAGGAATACTTATTTCAGGTTCTCCAGGAGCAGGTAAAAGTACATTTGTTCAGGCACTAGCTAAATATTATGCTGAAGATTTAAATAAAATTGTAAAAACAATGGAATCTCCAAGAGATCTGCAACTTCCGGCAGAAATTACACAATATGCTCCTTTAGAAGGAAGTATGGAAAATACTGCTGATGTTTTATTGCTTGTCAGACCGGACTACACAATTTATGATGAACTTAGAAAAAACAGTGATTTTAACATATTTGCAGATATGAGAATGGCCGGAGTCGGAATGATTGGAGTAGTTCATGCTACAAGACCAATAGATGCTATACAGAGGATTTCATCAAGAGTTGAACTTGGAATAATTACTTCAGTAGTAGACACCAGCATTTACATTGAAGATGGAGATATTAAAGAAGTATTTGAAACAAAAATGACTGTTAAAGTTCCATCAGGTATGAAGGAAGCAGATTTAGCCAGACCAGTTATTGAAATTCGTGATTTTGAAACTGGAGAGCTTAAAAATGAAATCTACACATATGGTGAGCAGACAATTGTAATGGACCTTGATTTAGTTAACAATTCTTCAGGAGATTCATCTACTTCCAAATCTGCTGTAGACAGACTAGCTGAACAGCAAATCCTTAGAAAAATTAAAAGATTAATTCCAAAATCCAAAGTAGGAGTAGAAATAATTTCTCCTGAAAGGGCAAATATCTACATTAATGAAAAGTATATTCCAAAAATCATCGGTAAAAACGGGAAAAGAATAGCTGAGATTGAAAAGGATATTGGAATAAGTTTAGGTGTTGAAATTCTTGAAAACACTCCGGGACATCTGGCCCGCGGTGAAAAATTTGAAGTAGATATTATCCACACTAAAAAACAGCTGATTTTAGATTTGGGAAAAGTCAATGGTACACAAAACTTTGATATTTTTGTTGGAGAAGAATATTTGCTTACAGCTACAACAAGCCGAAAAGGAGAAATTAAAATAAAAAGAGGCATCGAATTATCTGACATGTTGCTCGATGCCATAGAAATGGGTTTAGAGATAACTGCAGTTAAAAAATAG
- the hisI gene encoding phosphoribosyl-AMP cyclohydrolase: MEINFRHEINGQKVITAIAQDWKTGQILMVANMNKEALQKTVETGKAHYWSTSRNSQWLKGESSGHTQEVKELLVDCDMDAVVLKVKQNGAACHEGYFSCFFRKLNTKNIENIKEEELETILEKVFNPDDVY, from the coding sequence ATGGAAATTAATTTTAGACATGAAATAAATGGTCAGAAAGTCATTACAGCTATTGCCCAAGATTGGAAAACTGGGCAAATACTGATGGTGGCCAATATGAATAAAGAAGCCCTTCAAAAAACAGTTGAAACTGGAAAAGCCCATTACTGGAGTACTTCCCGCAATTCCCAATGGCTGAAAGGTGAAAGTTCAGGTCATACTCAGGAAGTTAAAGAATTACTTGTTGACTGTGATATGGATGCAGTTGTTTTGAAAGTCAAACAGAACGGAGCTGCATGCCATGAAGGCTACTTTTCATGTTTTTTTAGAAAATTAAACACTAAAAATATTGAAAACATAAAAGAAGAGGAACTTGAAACAATTTTAGAAAAAGTTTTCAATCCCGATGATGTGTATTAA
- the hisS gene encoding histidine--tRNA ligase encodes MEFTRPRGTRDFLFDEMRERKKAENILRNVFENYAYQEIKTPLFEELKLFTTKSGEEIVDQLYNFKDKSDRELTLRPEITAPVARLYLNELQKTASKPIKLYYYGSCFRYERPQKGRFRQFWQFGCELIGAKSPQGEAEVIAMCSESIEKLGIPGADVNINHLGIIRGLFKHFNIDTATQREVMVVIDKGDKDLLKESLTGENPIIDNEELNNVLFKLIDLVGDKSIIKDIEELVAPYPESHDALNELEELIDTLASFKMENYTLNLGVARGLDYYTGIVFEVYIPSLGAQKQVCGGGTYSLIKIFGGEEVVSTGFAFGFDRLMNAIEELATPEELPCPIDIYIAPISDDVRLKAYEITQTLRSAGIACDVDLNGKKFKKIMNHANKIKVKQVAIIGAKDLENNQITIKNMESGNQELVDLDNIVEYIKGV; translated from the coding sequence ATGGAATTTACAAGACCTAGAGGAACTAGAGATTTTCTTTTTGATGAAATGAGAGAGAGAAAAAAAGCAGAAAACATATTGCGCAATGTATTTGAAAATTATGCTTATCAAGAAATTAAAACACCTTTATTTGAAGAATTAAAATTATTTACAACAAAATCTGGAGAGGAAATTGTAGATCAATTATACAATTTCAAAGACAAATCCGATAGAGAACTAACTTTAAGACCTGAAATTACTGCTCCAGTAGCTAGATTATACTTAAATGAACTTCAAAAAACTGCATCAAAACCTATCAAACTTTATTATTACGGCAGCTGTTTCAGATATGAAAGACCGCAAAAAGGAAGATTCAGACAATTCTGGCAATTTGGCTGTGAATTAATCGGAGCAAAATCACCGCAGGGCGAAGCTGAAGTTATTGCAATGTGTTCAGAATCCATTGAAAAACTTGGAATTCCTGGTGCAGATGTTAATATAAATCATTTAGGAATTATCCGCGGATTATTCAAACATTTCAACATAGATACAGCTACCCAAAGAGAAGTTATGGTTGTTATTGATAAAGGAGATAAAGACCTTCTAAAAGAATCATTAACTGGTGAAAATCCTATTATCGACAATGAGGAGTTAAACAATGTTTTATTTAAATTAATTGATTTGGTTGGAGACAAATCCATTATTAAAGACATTGAAGAGTTAGTTGCACCATACCCTGAATCACATGATGCTTTAAATGAGCTTGAAGAGTTAATTGATACACTTGCCAGTTTTAAAATGGAAAATTACACTTTAAACTTAGGTGTAGCCAGAGGACTTGACTATTATACCGGAATTGTATTTGAAGTTTATATTCCATCTCTCGGAGCTCAAAAGCAGGTCTGCGGAGGAGGAACATACAGTTTAATTAAAATATTTGGCGGTGAAGAAGTAGTTTCCACAGGTTTTGCATTTGGTTTTGACAGATTGATGAATGCAATTGAAGAACTTGCAACACCGGAAGAACTTCCATGCCCTATTGACATTTACATAGCTCCAATTTCTGATGATGTAAGACTTAAAGCTTATGAAATAACTCAAACTTTAAGGTCTGCAGGAATAGCCTGTGATGTTGATTTAAACGGCAAAAAATTCAAGAAAATAATGAACCATGCAAATAAAATCAAAGTAAAACAGGTAGCTATTATTGGAGCTAAAGACCTGGAAAACAATCAGATTACCATTAAAAATATGGAAAGCGGTAACCAGGAATTAGTAGACCTTGACAATATAGTGGAATATATTAAAGGTGTATGA
- a CDS encoding CPBP family intramembrane glutamic endopeptidase has translation MDFNITNFNERLKSVKLRELVVAGIAAIILGVILSEIFPAIYDSDELYFVVITFLILIFFIYALKGTHGLNSNIHKVFETENQKEIIYVFLINLFFAMLFLALFSGLDIIIGFLDPTWETGFEFDYTSLTPVAFFIDALGTIILAPLVEELVFRGVLLNRLKLRIGIIPAILVSSFLFGIGHEFGGMISAFLFGICMCILYLKTDNILIPITVHFINNLVVTLLESTYIDMIMLEFPWIIPTLIISVVSAVLLILYIYKGFKKVKSLT, from the coding sequence ATGGATTTTAATATCACTAATTTCAATGAAAGATTAAAATCAGTAAAACTTAGAGAGTTGGTAGTTGCAGGAATAGCAGCTATAATCCTTGGAGTAATTTTAAGTGAAATATTTCCGGCCATTTATGATTCTGATGAATTATATTTTGTTGTAATTACATTTTTAATATTAATATTCTTTATTTATGCTCTGAAAGGTACTCATGGATTAAATTCAAATATCCATAAAGTTTTTGAAACTGAAAATCAAAAAGAAATCATTTATGTATTTTTAATAAACCTGTTTTTTGCAATGCTTTTCCTTGCATTGTTTTCTGGTTTAGATATTATAATCGGATTTTTGGACCCGACCTGGGAAACAGGATTTGAATTTGATTATACTAGCCTTACACCAGTTGCATTTTTTATAGATGCCCTTGGAACAATTATTCTTGCACCTCTTGTTGAAGAGCTAGTTTTTAGAGGAGTACTGCTTAATCGGTTAAAACTAAGAATCGGAATTATTCCCGCTATTTTAGTTTCTTCATTTTTATTTGGAATTGGCCATGAATTTGGAGGAATGATAAGTGCATTTTTATTTGGAATCTGTATGTGTATTTTATATCTGAAAACAGACAATATTCTAATTCCAATAACTGTCCATTTCATCAATAATTTAGTTGTAACTCTCTTAGAATCAACATATATTGATATGATAATGTTAGAATTTCCTTGGATAATTCCAACATTGATTATTTCAGTAGTATCTGCTGTTTTGTTAATTTTATACATTTATAAAGGGTTTAAGAAGGTAAAAAGCCTTACTTAA
- the aroE gene encoding shikimate dehydrogenase, translating to MISGSTKIVGLIGHPVEHSFSPPMHNAAFGELGMDYAYIPFNVYPENLKSAILGAKSLNIKGFNVTIPHKINVMKYLDKLDPIAELIGAVNTIDFKEMKGYNTDGIGCIRAIEEVTSIKDKNVVVAGAGGASRAISFYLARENPQSIAILNRNMNKAKSLAEDVKNSKLMDNVNFDSTDKIAGYVSDADILIDTTPVGMSPHTNDEAIVKAEDMHSDLVVNDIVYNPNETVLLSEAIKAGATPVYGIKMLLYQGAESFEIWTGKKAPVEVMEKTLRKTLDLSR from the coding sequence ATGATTAGTGGAAGTACAAAAATTGTAGGTCTGATAGGTCATCCTGTAGAACATAGTTTTTCTCCACCTATGCATAATGCAGCTTTTGGGGAATTGGGGATGGACTACGCTTACATTCCATTTAATGTTTATCCTGAAAACTTAAAATCAGCTATTTTAGGAGCAAAATCTCTTAATATAAAAGGATTTAATGTAACTATTCCTCATAAAATCAATGTAATGAAGTATTTGGACAAATTGGATCCGATAGCTGAACTGATTGGTGCGGTAAATACAATTGATTTTAAAGAAATGAAAGGATACAATACTGATGGAATAGGATGTATTAGAGCAATTGAAGAAGTAACTTCGATTAAAGATAAAAATGTTGTAGTGGCAGGTGCTGGAGGAGCTTCAAGAGCAATTTCTTTTTATCTGGCTCGTGAAAATCCTCAAAGCATAGCTATTTTAAACAGGAATATGAATAAAGCAAAATCATTAGCTGAGGATGTTAAAAACTCTAAATTAATGGATAATGTTAATTTTGATTCAACTGATAAAATAGCAGGTTATGTAAGTGATGCAGATATTTTAATAGATACTACTCCTGTAGGAATGAGTCCCCATACAAATGACGAAGCTATTGTTAAAGCAGAGGATATGCATTCTGATTTGGTTGTTAATGATATTGTTTACAATCCTAATGAAACTGTACTTCTTAGTGAAGCTATTAAAGCAGGTGCAACTCCTGTTTATGGAATTAAAATGTTATTGTACCAGGGTGCAGAGAGTTTTGAAATCTGGACAGGAAAGAAGGCACCTGTTGAAGTCATGGAAAAAACACTTAGAAAAACACTTGATTTGAGTAGATAA
- a CDS encoding replication factor C large subunit gives MLWTDKYRPKTLDEVVGNNKEKALIQKWVDNWKAGNPQKPLLLVGPPGIGKTTLAQAIAREFSEYIELNASDKRSQDVIKRTIGESSSSRSLFGDEYKLLILDEVDGIHGTNDRGGVRAIGDIIKKAKHPMILIANDFYSKRIASLKTKCDVLKMSKVRSPSINKLLKQIAANEGIKANPAALKELAKKSNGDMRSAINTFQALASKNEILELSDVENITTKDDRSTIINGVTAVLKSKNPNHVKKALMVEEDPTLVMEYIAENIPREYTKKKEIKKAYENISKADLYFGRARSSRYYGYWKYATDFMGVGVSDAKDETYKKFTRITSPTVFTLMGRNRGKRNLRDRIAEKMSQKMHISHSVAISMFPYLEIMFEDNELAWEISDFLGFEEDEIKRFRTRKIPKKVIEKMEKQKAQKRVEQRDARAQEIKDGLLATIPPQKESSEKIKKEVEKEPAEEIKKEVKEKPKKKTDKQVSLFNF, from the coding sequence ATGTTATGGACAGACAAATACCGACCAAAAACACTAGATGAAGTGGTTGGCAATAACAAAGAAAAAGCATTAATCCAAAAATGGGTGGATAACTGGAAAGCGGGAAATCCTCAAAAGCCGTTGCTTCTGGTTGGTCCTCCAGGAATTGGAAAAACAACACTTGCTCAGGCAATAGCCAGAGAATTCTCAGAATACATAGAACTAAATGCAAGTGACAAACGTTCCCAGGATGTTATTAAACGTACCATTGGAGAATCATCTTCCAGCAGATCATTATTTGGTGATGAATACAAATTGCTTATCCTTGATGAAGTAGACGGAATTCATGGAACCAATGACCGCGGAGGAGTAAGAGCTATTGGAGACATTATTAAAAAAGCAAAACATCCAATGATTTTAATAGCTAACGACTTTTATTCAAAACGTATTGCATCACTTAAAACAAAATGTGATGTTTTAAAAATGAGTAAAGTCAGAAGCCCAAGTATTAACAAATTGCTTAAACAGATAGCTGCTAATGAAGGAATCAAAGCAAATCCTGCAGCACTTAAGGAATTAGCTAAAAAATCCAACGGAGATATGCGCTCAGCAATAAACACATTTCAGGCACTGGCAAGTAAAAATGAAATTCTTGAACTAAGTGATGTTGAAAATATAACTACAAAAGATGACAGATCAACAATAATCAACGGAGTTACTGCTGTTTTAAAAAGTAAAAATCCGAATCATGTTAAAAAGGCATTAATGGTTGAAGAAGACCCTACACTTGTAATGGAATACATTGCAGAAAATATTCCTCGTGAATACACAAAGAAAAAAGAAATTAAAAAAGCATATGAAAACATTTCAAAAGCTGATTTATACTTTGGAAGAGCAAGAAGCAGCAGATATTACGGTTATTGGAAATATGCAACTGATTTCATGGGAGTTGGAGTCAGTGATGCGAAAGATGAAACTTATAAAAAGTTTACAAGGATTACCTCCCCTACTGTATTTACATTAATGGGACGTAACAGAGGAAAAAGAAATTTAAGAGACAGAATAGCTGAAAAAATGTCTCAAAAAATGCATATTTCACATAGTGTAGCTATTTCAATGTTTCCATACCTTGAAATTATGTTTGAAGACAATGAGCTTGCCTGGGAAATATCTGACTTTTTAGGTTTTGAAGAAGATGAAATAAAACGTTTCAGAACCAGAAAAATACCTAAAAAAGTTATTGAAAAAATGGAAAAGCAAAAAGCTCAAAAAAGAGTTGAACAAAGAGATGCGAGAGCTCAGGAAATCAAAGACGGATTACTTGCTACCATTCCTCCTCAAAAGGAATCTTCCGAAAAAATAAAAAAAGAAGTTGAAAAAGAACCTGCTGAAGAAATAAAAAAAGAAGTTAAAGAAAAACCTAAAAAGAAAACAGACAAACAAGTTTCCTTATTTAACTTCTAA
- a CDS encoding replication factor C small subunit, whose translation MSGPWVEKYRPQKLDDIIGQKQIVNRLQKYVGEESMPNLMFTGPAGVGKTTTAIALVKAILGEYWRQNFLELNASDARGIDTVRNDIKNFCRLKPVGAPFRIIFLDEVDNMTKDAQHALRREMEMYTKTASFILSCNYSSKIIDPIQSRCAIFRFGPIKGEEIANRLKYICTSEGFEYTDRGIEAIEYFAEGDMRKAVNVLQAAASEGKHVDEDAVYEVVSKAKPQYVHNLITKALSGDFMGARNLLRETMVLQGTSGEDMVSQIYQDVSKRVFEGKMEADIYIDLIEAIADCDFRIREGANPRIQLEALLTQFL comes from the coding sequence ATGAGCGGACCTTGGGTAGAAAAATATAGACCACAAAAATTAGATGATATTATAGGGCAAAAACAGATTGTAAACAGACTCCAAAAATATGTAGGGGAAGAAAGCATGCCTAATCTAATGTTTACAGGACCTGCAGGTGTTGGAAAAACAACTACTGCAATAGCTCTTGTAAAAGCTATTCTTGGAGAGTACTGGAGACAAAACTTTTTAGAATTAAATGCATCAGATGCAAGGGGAATCGATACTGTAAGAAACGACATTAAAAATTTCTGCAGACTGAAACCTGTTGGAGCCCCATTTAGAATAATATTTTTAGATGAAGTAGACAACATGACTAAAGATGCACAGCATGCTCTTCGTCGTGAAATGGAAATGTATACTAAAACTGCTTCATTTATACTTTCCTGTAATTACTCTTCTAAAATTATTGACCCTATTCAGTCAAGATGTGCAATATTCAGATTTGGACCTATTAAAGGAGAAGAAATTGCAAACAGATTAAAATACATTTGCACATCAGAAGGATTTGAATACACTGACAGAGGAATTGAAGCTATTGAATACTTTGCAGAAGGAGATATGCGTAAAGCAGTTAATGTACTTCAGGCAGCTGCTTCTGAAGGAAAACATGTTGATGAAGATGCAGTTTACGAAGTTGTTTCAAAAGCAAAACCTCAGTATGTTCATAATCTCATAACAAAAGCATTATCTGGAGATTTTATGGGTGCACGTAACCTTTTAAGAGAAACCATGGTTTTACAGGGGACAAGCGGAGAAGACATGGTTAGTCAAATTTACCAGGATGTTTCCAAAAGAGTATTTGAAGGAAAAATGGAAGCAGACATTTATATTGATTTAATTGAAGCAATAGCTGATTGTGATTTTAGAATAAGGGAAGGAGCAAATCCAAGAATCCAACTAGAAGCTCTTTTAACCCAATTCTTATAA